A region from the Corallococcus caeni genome encodes:
- the ribA gene encoding GTP cyclohydrolase II: MSDTRSPQVLPTRKPTQHLERYSEADVPTARGVLKTIVFRDKRNGREHVALVVGDPKGLEGVPVRIHSECLTSEVFGSLKCDCREQLDRALDFVAQNGLGVVLYLRQEGRGIGLGNKIKAYALQSKGLDTYEANRQLGFADDLRSYDIAAEMLRSLDVRSVDLITNNPLKIAGLVEEGVAVRRRIPSRTEHNPHNVDYLKTKRERTGHLIELFAEDDDTEAKAG; encoded by the coding sequence ATGTCCGACACGCGCTCACCCCAGGTCCTGCCGACCCGCAAGCCGACCCAGCACCTGGAGCGGTACTCGGAGGCGGACGTGCCCACGGCCCGCGGGGTGCTGAAGACCATCGTCTTCCGCGACAAGCGCAACGGGCGTGAGCACGTGGCGCTGGTGGTGGGCGACCCCAAGGGACTGGAGGGGGTGCCGGTGCGCATCCACTCGGAGTGCCTCACGAGCGAAGTTTTTGGCAGCCTCAAGTGCGACTGCCGCGAGCAGCTGGACCGGGCGCTGGACTTCGTGGCCCAGAACGGGCTGGGCGTGGTGCTGTACCTGCGCCAGGAGGGCCGGGGCATCGGCCTGGGCAACAAGATCAAGGCCTACGCCCTGCAGTCCAAGGGGCTGGACACCTACGAGGCCAACCGGCAGCTCGGCTTCGCGGACGACTTGCGCTCGTACGACATCGCTGCGGAAATGCTGCGGTCGCTGGATGTGCGTTCGGTGGACCTGATCACCAACAACCCGCTGAAGATCGCCGGGCTGGTGGAGGAAGGCGTGGCGGTCCGGCGCCGAATCCCTTCCCGGACCGAGCACAATCCGCATAACGTCGACTATTTGAAGACGAAGCGTGAGCGTACGGGGCACCTGATTGAGCTCTTCGCGGAGGACGACGACACCGAAGCCAAGGCCGGCTGA
- a CDS encoding molybdopterin molybdotransferase MoeA, protein MSDTPALLPVEEARKRILGLCTPLPTEWVPGDDALGRALAEDVHARRTLPPWDNSAMDGYAVRARDLAGPLPVRLTVGETVFAGKRPTREVVPGTCARIMTGAPLPPGADAVVMRERTRPVPAASPDAPDAVEILEAVGPGNFIRPRGEDAREGDVLLRRGTPLGIPELGLLWAQGQGTVPVPRRPRVAVLSTGDELCRVDEPPGDGIVDVNAPALALAVRRAGGVPSLLGIARDTREAVQEALSRVEGFDVVLTSAGVSVGDHDFVKDALEALGVEQRFWRVAIKPGKPLVVGQRGRTLFMGLPGNPTSSLVTFELFVRPALRRLQGLEDVEPPRVAGRLDGRLSKAPGLAHFVRVTATWRAGELWAKPLGTQTSGALRSASAATHLLHFPQDSSSLTDGSHVELLPLSWVA, encoded by the coding sequence ATGAGCGACACCCCCGCATTGCTGCCGGTGGAGGAGGCCCGAAAGCGGATCCTCGGGCTGTGCACGCCGCTGCCCACCGAATGGGTGCCCGGGGATGACGCCCTGGGCCGCGCGCTGGCCGAGGACGTCCACGCCCGCCGCACCCTGCCCCCCTGGGACAACTCCGCCATGGACGGCTACGCGGTGCGAGCCCGGGACCTGGCGGGCCCCCTGCCCGTGCGCCTCACCGTGGGGGAGACGGTGTTCGCCGGCAAGCGCCCCACCCGGGAGGTCGTCCCCGGCACCTGCGCGCGGATCATGACCGGCGCCCCCCTGCCCCCGGGCGCGGACGCCGTGGTGATGCGCGAGCGCACCCGCCCCGTGCCCGCCGCCAGCCCCGACGCGCCGGACGCGGTGGAGATACTGGAGGCCGTGGGGCCGGGGAACTTCATCCGCCCCCGGGGCGAGGACGCGAGGGAGGGCGACGTGCTGCTGCGGCGCGGCACCCCGCTGGGCATCCCGGAGCTGGGCCTCTTGTGGGCGCAGGGCCAGGGCACGGTGCCGGTGCCCCGCCGGCCGCGCGTGGCGGTGCTGTCCACCGGCGACGAGCTGTGCCGGGTGGACGAGCCCCCCGGCGACGGCATCGTGGACGTCAACGCCCCCGCGCTGGCCCTGGCGGTGCGGCGCGCGGGCGGCGTGCCCTCGCTGCTGGGCATCGCCCGGGACACGCGGGAGGCCGTCCAGGAGGCCCTGTCGCGCGTGGAGGGCTTCGACGTGGTCCTCACCAGCGCCGGCGTCTCCGTGGGGGACCACGACTTCGTGAAGGACGCCCTGGAGGCCCTGGGCGTGGAGCAGCGCTTCTGGCGCGTGGCCATCAAGCCCGGCAAGCCGCTGGTGGTGGGCCAGCGGGGGCGCACCCTGTTCATGGGCCTGCCCGGCAACCCCACGTCGTCCCTGGTGACGTTCGAGCTCTTCGTCCGCCCCGCCCTGCGCCGGCTCCAGGGGCTGGAGGACGTGGAGCCTCCGCGCGTGGCCGGCCGCCTGGACGGGCGCCTCTCCAAGGCCCCCGGGCTTGCCCACTTCGTCCGCGTCACGGCCACCTGGCGGGCGGGCGAGCTGTGGGCGAAACCGCTGGGGACTCAGACGTCGGGGGCCCTGCGTTCAGCTTCGGCAGCCACACATTTGCTTCACTTCCCCCAAGACTCCAGCAGTTTGACTGATGGCTCCCATGTGGAGCTGCTCCCCCTGTCCTGGGTCGCTTGA
- a CDS encoding protease inhibitor I42 family protein, with the protein MAKPKSGAKKPTPAAKAGAKPAAKKDNAARLDLIRNASKKVATAATKVVKAVAEGAKGKVAAAKKAVAEKVEKAPAAAKKAAAKAAPPAAPAKAGKAAPAAKAAAAAPAAGKKGAGKAGGKSPPMVPAGPAVEKPRPRATKLPPVGEPLTKREMEQLLTAGEGRGVMGEGSLKGRLILSGELPHLVVVGRDKRELTFLLQGPDQEVLPAYVDHKVSVSGLIKKTTNHSGVVEVRKYSAKKPEVEEVAPPPADTEPKLRYLSPGEVSMAVAAGMGAGIKGFASIRGNLEMMGEDFVLVVSNGGTRQQVSFAIEGKAAVKSLRKHVGQTLQVTGVVDKTSGWGGRITAETVEPRPSEARSVSRDEMELVHIEGEVPTSVDVKLNHGLTVRLQEQPGATWAIEPTLAKRVGLREANFEPGPNGSPATREFFFTPRNPGSFEVEFFLAKAFTPGVVERSFKINVTVKP; encoded by the coding sequence ATGGCCAAGCCCAAGTCCGGGGCGAAGAAGCCGACTCCCGCTGCAAAAGCCGGTGCGAAGCCTGCCGCGAAGAAGGACAACGCGGCCCGCCTGGATCTGATCAGGAACGCCTCGAAGAAGGTGGCGACGGCCGCGACGAAGGTCGTCAAGGCGGTGGCGGAAGGGGCGAAGGGAAAGGTCGCGGCGGCGAAGAAGGCGGTCGCGGAGAAGGTGGAGAAGGCCCCCGCTGCCGCCAAGAAGGCGGCGGCCAAGGCGGCTCCCCCTGCTGCTCCCGCGAAGGCTGGCAAGGCCGCGCCCGCGGCGAAGGCCGCGGCTGCCGCGCCCGCCGCTGGCAAGAAGGGCGCCGGCAAGGCGGGGGGCAAGTCCCCGCCGATGGTCCCCGCCGGCCCCGCCGTGGAGAAGCCGCGCCCGCGCGCCACGAAGCTCCCGCCCGTGGGCGAGCCGCTCACGAAGCGTGAGATGGAGCAGCTGCTCACGGCCGGCGAGGGCCGCGGCGTGATGGGGGAGGGCAGCCTCAAGGGCCGCCTCATCCTCAGCGGCGAGCTGCCCCACCTGGTCGTCGTCGGCCGCGACAAGCGCGAGCTGACGTTCCTCTTGCAGGGTCCGGATCAGGAAGTGCTGCCGGCCTACGTGGACCACAAGGTCTCCGTGAGCGGGCTCATCAAGAAGACGACCAACCACAGCGGCGTGGTGGAGGTGCGCAAGTACTCCGCCAAGAAGCCGGAGGTGGAAGAGGTCGCGCCGCCGCCCGCGGACACGGAGCCGAAGCTGCGCTACCTGTCGCCCGGCGAGGTCTCCATGGCCGTCGCCGCGGGCATGGGCGCCGGCATCAAGGGCTTCGCCAGCATCCGGGGCAACCTGGAGATGATGGGCGAGGACTTCGTGCTCGTCGTCTCCAACGGCGGCACGCGCCAGCAGGTGTCCTTCGCCATCGAAGGCAAGGCGGCCGTGAAGAGCCTGCGCAAGCACGTGGGGCAGACGCTCCAGGTGACGGGCGTGGTGGACAAGACGTCCGGCTGGGGTGGGCGCATCACCGCGGAGACGGTGGAGCCGCGTCCGTCCGAGGCGCGCTCGGTGTCTCGTGACGAGATGGAGCTGGTCCACATCGAGGGCGAGGTGCCCACGTCCGTGGACGTGAAGCTCAACCACGGCCTCACCGTGCGGCTGCAGGAGCAGCCCGGCGCCACCTGGGCCATCGAGCCCACGCTGGCCAAGCGCGTGGGTCTGCGCGAGGCCAACTTCGAGCCGGGTCCCAACGGCAGCCCGGCCACCCGCGAGTTCTTCTTCACGCCGCGCAACCCCGGCAGCTTCGAAGTGGAGTTCTTCCTCGCCAAGGCGTTCACGCCGGGCGTGGTGGAGCGCTCCTTCAAGATCAACGTCACCGTCAAGCCCTGA